From Egicoccus sp. AB-alg2:
GCCCGCCCGAACGACGTCACGCGGGGCGGCGAACCGACGGGGTGGGGTGACGGACGCCCGGCTCGGCACCCGTCCGAGAACGGCTTAGGGCTGCTGCCTCTCGGCCCTGACCCGGTTCACCGGGGGACGTCACCGACGGACGCCCGTCACCGCACACCGCCGGGGTCGCTCGACCCCGCGTGAGTGGCGGACGGTACCAACCGGAGCCGTCCCCCGCACCCTCGGCGACCTCGGGCGCAGGTGCCACGTGCCGGCACGAGCGCCCGAGCACGGGACCGCAGACCTTGGCAGGTCAGTGCGGTTGGGTCGTCCGGGCGGACCTGTCGTCAGCCCGCCGATCACCGCGGCCCCCTCCAGACTGGTGATGCCCAATCGACCGGAGGACTGCCATGGGTGGCACTGGAGACAAGATCAAGGGCAAGGCCAACGAGATCACCGGCAAGGTCACGGGTGACCGTTCGCAGCAGATGAAGGGCAAGGCCCAGCAGACGAAGGGCAAGGCCACCGAAGGTGTGCAGGACGCCGGCGAGCGGCTCCGTGACGCCGACGAGCGCGCCGGCCGGCTCCCCGGCGAGGAGTGAGCCGGGCGTACGCGCCGTACGCATGACGAGAGGCCGGGCGAACGCCCGGCCTCTCGTCATGTCGGAAGGGTCAGCGCGACGGGCGCGTGCCCGACGTGTCGACGCGGCTCGAGCCCGGCTGGTCGATGGTGTGCTCCATCGGCCGGGTCGCGTCCGCCTCGGTGTCCCCCTGCGGGCGACGGTCGCGGTTGCTGCGGGCCTCCTCGCGCAGGCGGGGCGCCTCCTCCTCGACCTTGTTCAGGGCCTTCTCCCACTGGCGGCGCATGGGCGGGATACCGCCGCCACCGATGGCGATGATGGCCGAACCGGCGATGATGGCGAGCAGCGCGTAGAACAGCCCGTTGACGATCGCGGGAGCGATGTTGATCTGGTTGAGAGCGGCGAAGACGCCGATCACGAGGATCGTCGCGGCGGCGATGTTGGCGACGAGCCGGCCGTAGGACAGCCCCCCGATGCTGGCGGCGATGAGCTCACGCACGGCCGACGCGATCGCCGACGCGACGACGATGATCAGCAGCGCCACGAACAGGTTGGGCAGGAAGGCGATGACGCCGTAGATCAGGTCGCTGACGGGGTTCGGACCGAACACGCCGAAGGCGAGCTGCAGCACGAACAGCATCAGCGCGAAGAAGACCAGGCGACCCATGATGT
This genomic window contains:
- a CDS encoding CsbD family protein — encoded protein: MGGTGDKIKGKANEITGKVTGDRSQQMKGKAQQTKGKATEGVQDAGERLRDADERAGRLPGEE